tctTCAGTGGGATGATTATGTCTTCCAATTTGTGAGCCATTGTTAAAACCATCCCCATACCGTGGACAGTTATATCAGTGGTGGGGGATGGTTATAACATATCTAAATTGAACAAAATGCAATTAATTGTGTTTAAATTCTTTGCCGTAAACATCACGCAACAATTCAAATACGGACGGtatgattattatttagtttaaagtacatttttgatactatagttttattttaaacagcCATAAAATGTGGTAAGTCGTCGCCTATGTGttaaagtacaaattaaaaactagtttttaacttttatgtaagtaaaaatgttccaaatacataaaacaatttcatTCCGTCCCGCGACAGCGTCAAAGCTAGCTGTGTGCtaagatttattaaattattagcaATTAGTGTTGtccaaatataaaccttaccTGCCTATAATACAACGTTTATTTTTAACTGACAAATATCAGTGAAGTGCAGTGCTTATCTTATCGCTCGCGGGGTGAGGGGGACGGAAGGCTCCCCGCTGCTACTGTACAAACAAGTCGGTTTTCTGCATTATTTCGGTTGCTATGCATGGCATGGAGTCCTTGAGTGCTCCTCCCCAGGGCACACTAACGAAATCTGAATCCCAGCCAGATCTTCCTTCAGAGAGCCCCTCAGGTGACGATAACCCCAAGTTACATATGCGCAAAAGGAAGCAGCCTGACCACGATTATGGCATAAAACAAGAGATTCAAAATTTACGGAAGGATATTATGGCTCAACTTACGTCCTCCAGTGCCGATCTGAAAGAAGAAATTAGGTCGGTACTCTCTAAAACTCAAGTCTTGATCAACGAGCAAGCGCACATGAAGGTGGAGTTAACCGATCTCAAAACTAGGGTTTCATCCGTCGAAGATAAAAGTGCGACACTCTCCACCCTACAAAATGATCTCACTGCGGCGaatgaaaaaattgaaaacttgATCAccgaaaataacaataataaacagttcTCCATGCTAAATAATGTCGAGATTTCGGGGATCCCGTTACAAAAGGGAGAAAATTTAAATAGCATTTTATGTAGCATTTGTAATCTGGTGGGATATAAAATGTTAGAGAGCGACGTAGACACAATATATCGAGTTCGCCGCTTTGTTTCGGATCCACAAAACAGCATTACGAGTGCCCGTCCGCCGGCTATTATCGTGCGTTTCACCCAGCGACGGCGTAAGGATGAGTTGCTAGGCGCCGTTCGCGCGCGCCGTGGACTCACCACCGCCGACATCAGCCTTCCGGGACCGGCAACGGCTGTTTACATTGGAGATCATCTAACGCCAGCGAATAAATTGCTACTCAAACGTGCCAGACAgcttaaggttgagctaaattATTCATTCGTCTGGACTAGggattgtaaaatatttatgcgGAAAACTGATACCAGTAAAGTTATACAAATACGTAATATTCATAATTTGGAAAACTTAAAATGACTATCTATTTCATATTGGCTGTTTTGTGTCCGGGATATACTAACTTGTAAAGGTTTTAAAACgcagaatattttaaatttactttcgcttgtttgtatttttaacaataattcaAAACTTCTAACGATATCGCTAATAAATAATGTGTCAATACTGTGCACACGCCTTTATTATGTTCTAAATGTAAGTACAACGCACCTATGTAACTTTTTAAGAAATGTATTACGCTATTCCTGCATGGACTTTATGATATATGTAAGTAGCAAAATCAATAACACGAATAATTCCTTTTTAGCGAAAAATGTCGTTTAGTAAAATAACTGGTTATTATCAAAATGTGAGGGGATTGCGGTCTAAATCTCATGAGTTTTTCTCACAAGTTACGCAGTCacattatgattttatttgtttgtccGAAACGTGGCTCACGGCGGATTTTCACGACAACGAATATTTTGACAACAGATACACTGTTTTTCGATGCGATCGGTCTGCTGTTGATAGTGGTGCAGCGCGGGGGGGCGGGGCGGCGGTGGCCGTGCGAGCAGAGTATCATCCAATCGCCCGGGACTGGCCTGTGCCCGCGCGGGCATATTGTGATTGTGTGTGGGTATCTCTCCCGGTAAGTTTCGAGCGCGGTTCCAGAACCTACTGTAGGCCCGGTGGTGAAAATAAGCAACGATACCTTAATATTGCGTGTATATATATACCTCAAGGACAAGGCTATAAAGAGGCGCTCGCTTCTTTTCTCAATATAGTTAGTGAAATAATCACCGATCGGCCTGATGATTTGTTTCTTTTAACAGGGGATTTTAACATACCAGACGCAAACTGGGCAGCTTCCTCATCACCTGATATGATCCTGACTTCAAGTGGTACTTATGCAACGAATTTACTAcaagattttttgtgttttacagacttaaaacaatataatcgTATTTTAAATTGCAACAATCGTATTCTAGATTTAATAATGAGCAATTGTGTTTGTACTGTCGCCGCTTGTGATTGCCCTTTAACTTTTGAAGATATCCACCACAGATCGCTCACAATTGATTTATTGCTAAACTGTACAATGTGCCCAATTAAGTCGGCTCCTGGTTTCGCGTACAACTTTCATTTAGcagactttaaaaatatgaatatagaATTGTCTAAGATTAATTGGCCTAATTTGTTTGATACGCATAATTTAGAGGAATGTATTGAatccttttataaaattataaatgatcTTTTTGTCAAGTATGTGCCCCGTCGAAAAATATACACCTCTTCTACAGCTCCCGTTTGGCATAGTAAAGCGTTAAgaaaaattttaaacgaaaaacGTAAGTATCACAAATTGtggaaaacatacaaaaacccTCTTGATTACCTTCATTTTAAAAACCTACGAAAGCGTGCCGAGAAAATGGAGTCACActgttataaaagttatattgcTTATTcggaacaaaaaataaaaacacatcccgcttttttttggacctatgttaAATCCGTATTCTCTAAAAATAAATTCCCTCAAACAATGTCTTACAAAGGTACCCCTTCTTCAGACGCTAAACAAATATGTGATTATTTTAACGATTATTTCCACTCTGTTTTTGAGAAATTTACAGATAATATGCCAAATATTAGTAGTAGTTTAAATTCACTCTCGAATCCTCCCATTGATTTAAATTCAATAGATATTACTATTAACCTTGTTCTTAAACATTTAAATTCTGTTAATGTTCATAAAGGCTCTGGTCCTGATGGGGTCCACCctctgtttataaaaaaatgttctaacTCTTTAGCAAAACCCATAtgttatctatttaaaaaatcattaagtgAGGGCTATGTTCCAAAAATATGGAAACAGGCGTGGATAACCCCCATACCAAAAGGAAAAGTTAGTCATGAGATTGAGATGTACCGACCCATTTCGAAACTATGTCAGTTTAGTAAAATCCTGGAAAAGATAGTAAAATGTCAACTCTTCGAAGTCGTTAAGAATCATATTACCCCCCATCAGCACGGTTTCTTTAAGGGTCGTTCGGTGGACAGTAATTTGTTAATCTTTACAGGCGAAGTTCTTGAAGCAATGGAGAGTGGACACTGTGTAGATGTCGTGTATACCGATTTCGCCAAGGCctttgataaaatttgtcacAGCACATTGTTATATAAGCTTTGGCGACTCGGTATACATGGAGATCTTTTTCGATGGATTAAATCCTATGTCGAATTTAGAACTCAGGCCGTCGTATTGTCCGGTTATACATCACAGTATAAGGTCGTCACCTCAGGAGTCCCACAGGGATCTCATTTGGGGCCTCTTCTTTTTGTGTTATATATTAATGATATAACCGACTACATTAAGCACTCTAAAGTTTTACTCTACGCGGATGATgctaaaatttttaaaattattaaagatGTTTCTGATTGTGATCTACTACAAGAGGATTTATCTAACTTGGAGAGATACTGTactgataataatatatttctgaacaataaaaagtgtagtattataactttttctcggaaaaagaaaaatattggtCATAATTACACAATTTCCGATAAAGTATTAAATAGGGTAACGCAAATTCGAGATCTAGGTGTAATAATGGATTCTAAGTTATCATTTATTCCTCACATTGAGAATGTAGTTACTAAATCGTTTAAGCAATTAGGTTTTATCCTACGAGTCggtaaaccatttaaaaattctTTTAGTTATATAACTCTCTATAACAGCTATGTAAGAAGTCGTCTTGAATTCGCGTGTGCTGTTTGGAAGCCATTTCATGCTGTCCATATTAACAGAATCGAAAGGCTCCAAAAGAAGTTTGTAAAAACGTTAGATTTTAGGACTAGACAAAACTACGTTGATTACCACTCCTCATTGCAGTACCATAAAATTCAGTCTCTTCAAGACCGCCGCGACTGCGTAGACTCGgttttactttataaaatcTTAAACTCTAAATTGGAGATTCCCTCACTActtcaacaaataaatattaaagtccCTCGTGCGCGTCAGCGTAAATGTCGCAAAAAGGAATTATTTGCTGTCCCATTTAGCAGAACTTGTTATGCACGAAATATGTTTATAAGGCGTGCTTGTAGACTTTATAATGAATGCGTAAATCTTTCTAATATTGATGTTTTTCATTGTAATATAGTATCTTTAAAGAAAGCATttgtttgtgaaaaaaataattaggtatttattttattttatataattaaatataatacctgtatcaaatatatacctatatagtgaATGGCACAATAGTGTATGGCGTATATAATTGTAGTACTTAACTCTgcaggtatttaatttaattaagcttagaatttattataattgttcagtaactatatatacatatacaaaacTCAGATGCtatgtagcaaaaaaaaaaactgtttaaaatctagcactcttatatttaattaaggaaaccgtaggtctagctttaaaatgcaacagttaataataccgcatattgtaaacgaccgtttgtttcttaataaaagaaaaaaaaaaaaaaaaaaaaaaaaaaaaaaaccattaaaaaatgCTAAACCCCAACAAGTCGTTAAGAAATTGccaacttttttgtttttccaAGTCTGTTTGGCAGTGTTCCTAGGTCTTCCTAGAAACACTAGCAAACGCTTATTTCTTTAAGTAAGATAAGGTCTCATTTTCTTCAGTAAAAAATACAGATTGAATGGTTTAAGTCGACTGTAGGATTATTTGTTAAACATTTACATTGCTTTTTACAGCGTGTTTACGACTGTAATATAGTAGGGAACATATTATTTCTGTTCCATTCCAACCGTACCCAGGGGTTTGGGGCAGGGGTGTAAGCAGGGGCTTCGCCAGTAAAAAGGGACACCGTGTCGAAACAAATAACAGCCTACACCTAACAACTACTAATAATTGTGGGCAAAAGTGAGTGCCATACAAACAATCAAACCGAACAAGCCAATATCTACTATTTAATGCAAAAATTAAGGCTGTACTTTGAAGATTCGGCAGGTCACTGCCTATTCTTCAAAGTTATTGCATTGTACAGGCAAAGTGCAGGAGACGTggtattttttacaagctttaatttaccttgctataatttaattatacctaattttatttatgcttAATTTTATTCACCTCTGACATTATTCAAAATTGACGACATTCtttatattacacaaatttgtactattactacataatttaattttatgactgacaaacatacatatttagtaGTTTATGACAATTTgatttatgatattttaatatCTAATTAACCTATatcggggtttttggtgcgggaatgatttcgtgtatttatagctttgtttattgtaaaataattatcaaactataaattaaaaatgggtAGTAAGCTCGAAATGTGCtcagaaatgttaaaatagtatcggttttacagtttttttctattttttgactagtgtaaaacattcccgcactgaaaaccccgatgtatgctAATTCATTATTTATCGTCAATTTCGAATCATGGCTTAGACATTAGTAGTTAATAAGTATTAGTTTTAGTATGAAAACTTCTACACAATGTACAttgttatgaataaatgaaatgaaatttccaataaagctgaaaatttgcatacatatgcaaGTCGgagacaatgcaatattatggtaccatcgagctgatctgatgatggagacaggaggtggccataggaactctgtgataaaagaaagcaacctaattgtgtttggggtttttcgaattgtctcgatgagaattagttgcctgttaaaaaaaatacagtcagcgataaaatcttgtaccaaaaattatttttttgccaaaaacttattatgttAGGTACGTACGTTATCCTTCAATACAAGTTTCTTCATCTTTCTTCGaacattaagtaggtacctaaactaAAATCACTTCCGGAGTCACACGGATTACAAGGAATCCCCGATGCCTCTTTATACTAAATATTATATCTCTCTTGTGGGCGAAATTCATGCATAAAATTATTGGAGATGCCTGTACGCGACACGCGTCTACCTGTCAATTTTGTTTGCCACAATTGTGAGCAGTATAGCGgtgattataatatt
Above is a genomic segment from Cydia pomonella isolate Wapato2018A chromosome 4, ilCydPomo1, whole genome shotgun sequence containing:
- the LOC133517482 gene encoding uncharacterized protein LOC133517482, coding for MHGMESLSAPPQGTLTKSESQPDLPSESPSGDDNPKLHMRKRKQPDHDYGIKQEIQNLRKDIMAQLTSSSADLKEEIRSVLSKTQVLINEQAHMKVELTDLKTRVSSVEDKSATLSTLQNDLTAANEKIENLITENNNNKQFSMLNNVEISGIPLQKGENLNSILCSICNLVGYKMLESDVDTIYRVRRFVSDPQNSITSARPPAIIVRFTQRRRKDELLGAVRARRGLTTADISLPGPATAVYIGDHLTPANKLLLKRARQLKVELNYSFVWTRDCKIFMRKTDTSKVIQIRNIHNLENLK